A window of the Brassica oleracea var. oleracea cultivar TO1000 chromosome C1, BOL, whole genome shotgun sequence genome harbors these coding sequences:
- the LOC106308950 gene encoding ABC transporter D family member 2, chloroplastic — MILITAPPFPTPRSHIVLLRHLHLPPPPPPLRHESTTNRSKSSRFRRSVSAASSLLPQPPRNPDKASELRALWKRFWKVAAPYWFSEDKDQARLRLGAVFALTLATTGISVGFNFLGRDFYNALSNKDQEQFTKQLLYYLCGFAGGIPFFVLRDYAKETLSLRWRSWMTKHYLQRYLKDQTFYKIQSQSMIDNPDQRIVDDLSSFTSTALSFSLTLFSATIDLISFSNILFTIYPPLFLLLLLYSLGGTAISVFLGKGLVNLNFMQEKKEADFRYNLVRVRENAESIAFYGGEQNEMLLLLDRFRSAFDNLTELLIASRNLEFFTDGYRYLIQILPAALVAPMFFSGKIEFGVINQSVSAFNHILGDFSLVVYQFQAISAFSAVIDRLGEFDELLDNNITSHTMDEIELTYQSAGRSSLLVDSNGSSLQSRPENQKLLEIQELTLQTPTNGTTLVHNLTAHIYDKDHLLIMGPSGSGKTSLLRAMAGLWRSGKGRITFYLNPQTLENSVNTSPGDVLFLPQRPYMVLGTLRQQLLYPAWTTTTTMDGGSERDDGMDELKKPTTDDLMRTLKNVRLGHIVDRFGGLDSFHEWSSVLSLGEQQRLAFARLLLCQPKLALLDESTSALDEANEAHLYQQIQSAGITYISIGHRQTLTKFHNKILHFSTADPKSIERNWRIEDVNAKEDSLLNQ, encoded by the exons ATGATTTTGATAACAGCTCCCCCTTTCCCCACTCCTCGTTCTCACATCGTCCTCCTCCGCCATTTACATCTCCCTCCTCCTCCTCCTCCTCTTCGCCATGAATCAACTACTAATCGGAGCAAAAGTTCCCGTTTCCGAAGAAGCGTCTCCGCTGCATCCTCTTTGCTGCCGCAACCACCTCGTAATCCGGATAAGGCGTCGGAGTTGAGGGCTCTTTGGAAGCGATTCTGGAAAGTGGCGGCGCCTTACTGGTTTTCGGAGGATAAAGACCAGGCCAGGCTGCGTCTAGGCGCCGTCTTCGCTCTAACTCTGGCCACCACCGGAATCAGCGTCGGATTCAATTTCCTCGGCCGTGATTTCTACAATGCTCTCTCCA ACAAGGACCAAGAGCAGTTCACCAAGCAGTTGCTTTACTACCTCTGTGGCTTCGCCGGCGGCATCCCG TTCTTTGTGCTGAGAGATTATGCGAAAGAGACTCTATCACTGAGATGGAGGTCTTGGATGACCAAACACTACCTCCAGCGCTATTTGAAAGACCAAACCTTCTACAAGATTCAGTCCCAATCCATGATCGACAATCCTGATCAGCGCATTGTTGACGACCTGAGCTCCTTCACTTCTACAGCCCTGTCTTTCTCCCTCACTCTCTTCAGCGCCACCATCGACCTCATCTCCTTCAGCAACATCCTCTTCACAATTTACCCTCCCCTCTTTCTCCTTCTCTTGCTCTACTCCCTTGGCGGAACTGCCATTAGTGTCTTTCTCGGCAAG GGACTAGTGAATCTCAACTTTATGCAAGAGAAGAAAGAGGCTGACTTTCGCTACAACCTTGTCCGCGTCAGGGAAAATGCTGAATCCATTGCTTTCTACGGAGGCGAGCAGAATGAGATGCTGCTTCTACTCGACCGTTTCAGAAGCGCTTTTGATAATTTAACT GAATTGCTTATAGCATCTAGGAACCTAGAGTTCTTCACGGATGGGTACCGCTACCTCATTCAGATTCTCCCTGCTGCTCTTGTTGCCCCAATGTTTTTCTCTGGCAAAATTGAGTTTGGTGTTATTAACCAGTCTGTCTCTGCATTCAATCACATCCTCGGAGACTTCTCCCTCGTTGTTTATCAGTTTCAAGCTATCAGCGCTTTCTCTGCTGTCATTGACCGACTTG GTGAATTTGATGAGCTTTTGGATAACAACATCACCTCTCACACCATGGACGAGATTGAGCTGACGTATCAGAGTGCGGGGAGGTCTTCTTTGCTAGTAGATTCCAATGGTTCTTCACTCCAGTCTCGACCTGAGAACCAAAAGCTTCTGGAGATCCAGGAGCTCACTCTTCAGACACCAACGAATGGAACCACATTAGTTCACAACTTGACTGCACATATATATGACAAGGATCATCTACTG ATAATGGGTCCTAGTGGGAGTGGTAAAACTTCTCTCCTAAGAGCAATGGCTGGTCTTTGGAGGTCAGGGAAAGGAAGAATCACCTTCTACCTCAATCCTCAAACTCTGGAAAATTCAGTTAATACAAGTCCGGGAGACGTTTTATTCCTTCCACAAAGGCCTTATATGGTTCTAGGAACTCTGCGTCAGCAATTGCTTTATCCTGCCTGGACTACTACTACTACTATGGATGGTGGCAGTGAAAGAGACGATGGAATGGATGAGCTTAAGAAGCCAACAACAGATGATCTGATGCGGACGCTAAAGAATGTTCGTCTTGGACATATAGTGGATCGCTTTGGTGGTCTTGATTCGTTTCATGAGTGGTCCAGTGTGCTCTCACTGGGCGAGCAGCAGCGCCTTGCCTTTGCACGGTTATTATTGTGTCAGCCGAAGCTAGCTCTCCTTGATGAATCCACCAGTGCTTTGGATGAAGCTAATGAG GCACACCTCTACCAGCAAATCCAGTCAGCTGGGATTACATACATAAGCATTGGCCATCGGCAGACGTTGACCAAGTTCCATAACAAGATCTTACACTTTTCAACGGCAGACCCAAAGAGCATAGAACGGAACTGGAGAATAGAGGACGTGAATGCCAAAGAAGATTCTTTGTTGAATCAATAA